A part of Salmo salar chromosome ssa18, Ssal_v3.1, whole genome shotgun sequence genomic DNA contains:
- the LOC106577063 gene encoding muscarinic acetylcholine receptor M3 isoform X1 — protein MLGAYKSFILLGLETNFYAFGSTTVKGKKHIGICQDFMMSSNSTDPGLYLTISSPGMGIIYPDTNTLHRDPWPELTSLDDKDSFLSGLINLTGSLNETVTALTYDPLGGHTVWQVVLIVFLTGLLSLVTIIGNILVVVSFKVNRQLKTVNNYFLLSLAVADLIIGVISMNLYTTYIIMGQWALGNWACDLWLAIDYVASNASVMNLLVISFDRYFSITRPLTYRAKRTTRRAVLMIGLAWFVSLVLWAPAILFWQYFVGERTVPHDKCYIQFLSEPIITFCTAMAAFYLPVTIMSVLYWRIYRETQNRAQELAGLQGSGSRGRGGERAHFVHHQAGSARSCSSYELTQSSQRKSPGRALAARFHCWPMMRSWRPGSTRPGEGDADHSSSDSWNNNNARLSVDHSGSSEDEEGNGRGMMPQDHAIFSIVLNLPGMKAAVNSHLTSCEDLDLASEEDPLRGEEDSRDGLSTTTTTTTPDGANTDNSSYHQRFPSRISKVQSMPALQATRVGPLSGSSATATKSPSAPISFKDAALAKRFASRARTQITKRKRMSLVKEKKAAQTLSAILFAFIITWTPYNIMVLVNTFCKDCIPEALWALGYWLCYVNSTVNPMCYALCNKTFRTTFKMILLCRWDQRKRRRKQQFQERQSVVFHRRIPKDST, from the coding sequence AATATGCCAGGACTTCATGATGAGCTCCAACAGCACAGACCCTGGCCTCTACCTGACCATCAGCTCCCCAGGAATGGGCATCATCTACCCAGACACCAACACTCTCCACAGGGACCCCTGGCCAGAGCTAACCAGCCTGGATGACAAGGACTCCTTTCTCAGTGGCCTCATCAACCTCACAGGCTCGCTCAATGAGACGGTGACCGCTCTGACCTACGACCCTCTGGGGGGTCACACAGTGTGGCAGGTGGTTCTCATTGTCTTCCTCACTGGCCTCCTGTCCCTGGTCACCATCATTGGCAACATCCTGGTGGTGGTATCCTTCAAGGTCAACCGCCAGCTCAAGACTGTCAACAACTACTTCCTGCTCAGCTTGGCCGTGGCTGACCTCATCATCGGGGTCATCTCCATGAACCTTTACACCACCTACATCATCATGGGCCAGTGGGCCCTGGGCAACTGGGCCTGTGACCTGTGGCTGGCTATTGACTATGTGGCCAGTAACGCATCCGTCATGAACTTGCTAGTCATCAGCTTTGACCGTTACTTCTCCATCACCCGGCCCCTCACCTACCGCGCCAAGCGGACCACACGGCGGGCTGTCCTGATGATTGGCCTGGCCTGGTTCGTGTCCCTGGTCCTTTGGGCCCCAGCCATCCTGTTCTGGCAGTACTTTGTGGGGGAGCGCACAGTGCCCCATGATAAGTGCTACATCCAGTTCCTCTCAGAGCCCATCATTACATTCTGCACGGCCATGGCTGCCTTCTACCTGCCTGTCACTATTATGAGTGTGCTCTACTGGCGTATCTACAGGGAGACACAGAACCGCGCGCAGGAGCTGGCTGGCCTGCAGGGCTCAGGGAGCagaggcaggggaggggagagggctcACTTCGTCCACCACCAGGCTGGTAGTGCCAGGAGCTGCAGCAGCTACGAGCTGACCCAGTCCTCCCAGAGAAAGAGCCCCGGCCGGGCGCTGGCCGCACGCTTCCACTGCTGGCCCATGATGCGCTCCTGGAGGCCTGGCAGCACCCGGCCCGGGGAGGGGGACGCTGACCACAGCAGCAGCGACAGCTGGAACAACAACAATGCCAGGCTGTCAGTGGACCACTCAGGCTCGTCTGAGGACGAGGAGGGAAACGGTAGAGGGATGATGCCTCAAGACCATGCCATCTTCTCCATAGTCCTCAACCTGCCAGGGATGAAGGCAGCCGTCAACTCCCACCTCACCTCCTGCGAGGACCTGGACCTAGCCTCAGAAGAGGACCCCCTAAGGGGGGAGGAGGACAGCCGGGATGGcctctctaccaccaccactactaccactcctGATGGGGCCAACACAGACAACAGCAGCTACCACCAACGCTTCCCCTCCCGGATATCCAAAGTCCAGTCCATGCCTGCCCTACAGGCCACCAGAGTGGGGCCGCTCTCTGGCTCCTCTGCCACCGCCACCAAATCACCCTCGGCGCCCATCTCCTTCAAAGACGCAGCTCTAGCCAAGAGATTCGCCTCCAGGGCGCGGACACAGATCACCAAGCGCAAGCGCATGTCTCTGGTGAAGGAGAAGAAGGCGGCACAGACCCTCAGCGCCATCCTGTTTGCCTTCATCATCACATGGACACCCTACAACATCATGGTGCTAGTCAACACCTTCTGTAAAGACTGCATCCCCGAGGCTCTGTGGGCGCTGGGCTACTGGCTGTGCTACGTCAACAGCACCGTCAACCCCATGTGCTACGCTCTGTGCAACAAGACCTTCCGCACCACCTTCAAGATGATACTTCTCTGTCGCTGGGACCAGCGCAAGCGGCGGAGGAAGCAGCAGTTCCAGGAACGACAGTCCGTAGTGTTCCACAGGAGAATTCCTAAAGACTCAACGTAG
- the LOC106577063 gene encoding muscarinic acetylcholine receptor M3 isoform X2, whose amino-acid sequence MMSSNSTDPGLYLTISSPGMGIIYPDTNTLHRDPWPELTSLDDKDSFLSGLINLTGSLNETVTALTYDPLGGHTVWQVVLIVFLTGLLSLVTIIGNILVVVSFKVNRQLKTVNNYFLLSLAVADLIIGVISMNLYTTYIIMGQWALGNWACDLWLAIDYVASNASVMNLLVISFDRYFSITRPLTYRAKRTTRRAVLMIGLAWFVSLVLWAPAILFWQYFVGERTVPHDKCYIQFLSEPIITFCTAMAAFYLPVTIMSVLYWRIYRETQNRAQELAGLQGSGSRGRGGERAHFVHHQAGSARSCSSYELTQSSQRKSPGRALAARFHCWPMMRSWRPGSTRPGEGDADHSSSDSWNNNNARLSVDHSGSSEDEEGNGRGMMPQDHAIFSIVLNLPGMKAAVNSHLTSCEDLDLASEEDPLRGEEDSRDGLSTTTTTTTPDGANTDNSSYHQRFPSRISKVQSMPALQATRVGPLSGSSATATKSPSAPISFKDAALAKRFASRARTQITKRKRMSLVKEKKAAQTLSAILFAFIITWTPYNIMVLVNTFCKDCIPEALWALGYWLCYVNSTVNPMCYALCNKTFRTTFKMILLCRWDQRKRRRKQQFQERQSVVFHRRIPKDST is encoded by the coding sequence ATGATGAGCTCCAACAGCACAGACCCTGGCCTCTACCTGACCATCAGCTCCCCAGGAATGGGCATCATCTACCCAGACACCAACACTCTCCACAGGGACCCCTGGCCAGAGCTAACCAGCCTGGATGACAAGGACTCCTTTCTCAGTGGCCTCATCAACCTCACAGGCTCGCTCAATGAGACGGTGACCGCTCTGACCTACGACCCTCTGGGGGGTCACACAGTGTGGCAGGTGGTTCTCATTGTCTTCCTCACTGGCCTCCTGTCCCTGGTCACCATCATTGGCAACATCCTGGTGGTGGTATCCTTCAAGGTCAACCGCCAGCTCAAGACTGTCAACAACTACTTCCTGCTCAGCTTGGCCGTGGCTGACCTCATCATCGGGGTCATCTCCATGAACCTTTACACCACCTACATCATCATGGGCCAGTGGGCCCTGGGCAACTGGGCCTGTGACCTGTGGCTGGCTATTGACTATGTGGCCAGTAACGCATCCGTCATGAACTTGCTAGTCATCAGCTTTGACCGTTACTTCTCCATCACCCGGCCCCTCACCTACCGCGCCAAGCGGACCACACGGCGGGCTGTCCTGATGATTGGCCTGGCCTGGTTCGTGTCCCTGGTCCTTTGGGCCCCAGCCATCCTGTTCTGGCAGTACTTTGTGGGGGAGCGCACAGTGCCCCATGATAAGTGCTACATCCAGTTCCTCTCAGAGCCCATCATTACATTCTGCACGGCCATGGCTGCCTTCTACCTGCCTGTCACTATTATGAGTGTGCTCTACTGGCGTATCTACAGGGAGACACAGAACCGCGCGCAGGAGCTGGCTGGCCTGCAGGGCTCAGGGAGCagaggcaggggaggggagagggctcACTTCGTCCACCACCAGGCTGGTAGTGCCAGGAGCTGCAGCAGCTACGAGCTGACCCAGTCCTCCCAGAGAAAGAGCCCCGGCCGGGCGCTGGCCGCACGCTTCCACTGCTGGCCCATGATGCGCTCCTGGAGGCCTGGCAGCACCCGGCCCGGGGAGGGGGACGCTGACCACAGCAGCAGCGACAGCTGGAACAACAACAATGCCAGGCTGTCAGTGGACCACTCAGGCTCGTCTGAGGACGAGGAGGGAAACGGTAGAGGGATGATGCCTCAAGACCATGCCATCTTCTCCATAGTCCTCAACCTGCCAGGGATGAAGGCAGCCGTCAACTCCCACCTCACCTCCTGCGAGGACCTGGACCTAGCCTCAGAAGAGGACCCCCTAAGGGGGGAGGAGGACAGCCGGGATGGcctctctaccaccaccactactaccactcctGATGGGGCCAACACAGACAACAGCAGCTACCACCAACGCTTCCCCTCCCGGATATCCAAAGTCCAGTCCATGCCTGCCCTACAGGCCACCAGAGTGGGGCCGCTCTCTGGCTCCTCTGCCACCGCCACCAAATCACCCTCGGCGCCCATCTCCTTCAAAGACGCAGCTCTAGCCAAGAGATTCGCCTCCAGGGCGCGGACACAGATCACCAAGCGCAAGCGCATGTCTCTGGTGAAGGAGAAGAAGGCGGCACAGACCCTCAGCGCCATCCTGTTTGCCTTCATCATCACATGGACACCCTACAACATCATGGTGCTAGTCAACACCTTCTGTAAAGACTGCATCCCCGAGGCTCTGTGGGCGCTGGGCTACTGGCTGTGCTACGTCAACAGCACCGTCAACCCCATGTGCTACGCTCTGTGCAACAAGACCTTCCGCACCACCTTCAAGATGATACTTCTCTGTCGCTGGGACCAGCGCAAGCGGCGGAGGAAGCAGCAGTTCCAGGAACGACAGTCCGTAGTGTTCCACAGGAGAATTCCTAAAGACTCAACGTAG
- the LOC106577080 gene encoding myosin-7 yields MSPVLQVGELETEVETEQRGVVDAVKRVRKNEHRVKELTYKTEKDKKVVSRLQDLVDKLQLEVKTYRRQAGETEEPSNSHMSKFRKVQHKLDEAEERCDITETQVNKLMAKGRYAGHEHITDLLLHLGCIGNGTLYPV; encoded by the exons ATGTCCcctgtgctacaggtgggtgagCTTGAGACTGAGGTGGAGACCGAGCAGAGAGGAGTTGTGGATGCTGTCAAGAGAGTCCGCAAGAATGAGCACAGAGTCAAGGAGCTCACCTACAAG ACTGAGAAAGATAAGAAAGTCGTCAGCAGACTGCAGGACCTGGTGGACAAGCTGCAGTTGGAAGTGAAGACCtacaggaggcaggctggggaaaCA GAGGAACCATCCAACTCCCACATGTCTAAGTTCAGGAAGGTGCAGCATAAGCTGGATGAGGCAGAGGAGCGTTGTGACATTACTGAGACCCAGGTTAACAAGCTCATGGCCAAGGGCCGCTATGCCGGACACGAACACATTACAGATCTGCTGTTACACCTAGGCTGCATTGGAAATGGTACCCTAtaccctgtatag